ACGTCTGAAAGAATCCTATAAGATAATGAAGGAAACTTTTAAAAATGCAGGGGACGAGGAGAACGATCGATGAAACGAATATTGCTGGCTGAGGACGAGGAAATATTGAGAATGCTGATCATCGATACACTTGAAGAGGAAGATTATCAGGTGATTGAGGCTGGAGACGGCCAGGAAGCATTGGATTTATTAATGGTTGAAAAATATGATTTGATTGTGCTTGATTATATGATGCCAGCATATTCAGGTTTGGAAGTCATAGTAAAAATAAGGCAGGAAGGCATCAATAAGGATGTACCGATCATGATGCTATCGGCGAAAAGCCAGCTTTCAGAACAGGAAAAAGCGATTGCGGCGGGGGCCGATTATTTTATGGCCAAGCCATTCAGCCCGCTTGAACTATTGGGAAAAGTGAGAGACATACTAAATGAAAAAAATACAATTCAATAAAAATAGCATAGTTCGCCGGTATATTTTCCTGATGGGGGTATTCATTGGCGCATTCTTGTTGCTGGCTGGAATCCTGCTGTATTCCTTTTACGAGCTGAATGAAGAATATACTTCAAAAAACAGTCAGCTTGAGGACAAAGAACGTCTTGTACAGAGGATGGAAGAAGCTTTTATTAAGGCCTTCATGGATGTGCGAGGATACTTTGCCTATAATACCGAGAGTTTGAAGAAAAAGGCGCTGGAGCAAGATCCAGTAATCATGGACTAT
This window of the Mesobacillus jeotgali genome carries:
- a CDS encoding response regulator transcription factor, translating into MKRILLAEDEEILRMLIIDTLEEEDYQVIEAGDGQEALDLLMVEKYDLIVLDYMMPAYSGLEVIVKIRQEGINKDVPIMMLSAKSQLSEQEKAIAAGADYFMAKPFSPLELLGKVRDILNEKNTIQ